DNA sequence from the Candidatus Angelobacter sp. genome:
CGGCGTGATTGTGCCGAGAGAAGGGCAAACCTGGTTTTACAAACTGATGGGCGACCCGGCGGTTGCTCAGCGCGAGAAAGACCCGTTTATTAAATTCGTTCAATCCGTCCGTTATCCGAATGCTTGATCGAGTTCTCAAATTCTTCACGTCGCTCCGGCTGACCGTGGTGCTGCTGGCATTCGGCATTGTGCTTGTGTTCGTCGGAACGGTGGCGCAGGCGGATGAAGGGCTTTACAACGCGCAGACGCGCTATTTCAAACATTGGCTGGTCTGGGGCGTGACCATGTTCGGTCACCGTGTTCCGATTGCGTTGCCCGGCGGTTACCTTATTGGCACGTCGCTGCTCGTCAACCTCATCGCCGCCCACATCAAACGTTTCCAGCTTACGACAAAAAAAATTGGCATCCAGCTCACGCATGCGGGGGTAATCCTGCTGCTGGTCGGCCAGCTCACAACCGACCTCTTTTCACAGGAGACGCAAATCCACTTTTTCGAGGGCCAGACCCGGTCTTACTCCGAGAGCGGGACTCACTACGAACTGGCGTTCGTGACCGATGTGGACGCGGACACGGTGGAAGTCGTTGCGATTCCAGAACGGCTTCTTGCCCGCGGCGGCGAGGTCAAACACGAGAAGCTGCCCTTTGTCATCCGGGTGAAAAGCTACTGGCGCAACTCCGATCCGTCGTTCCGCGCGCCGATGATGCAGAACGGACCGCCCCTGACAACCAATGGGATCGCGCGCAGTTTCGATTTTCAAGCGGCGGCAGAGACGAAAAGCATGGAAAGCAAAAACGTTCCCACGGCGCTCATCGAAATCATCGGTTCCAACGGATCGTTGGGCACCTGGGTCGTGTCGGGGTGGGCGGGAGATGAGCAGTTGGTCGATGTACTGCGTGAAAACTTCAGCCGGCAGGCCGGCAGACAGATGGCCGCGACCATGATCGGCAGCCTTTTGGAACCACAGAAGATTGAAGCGGGTGGAAAACAATTCACCTTCACGCTGCGCCCGTCGCGCGTTTACACGCCGTTTTCATTGTCGCTGCTCAAGGCGACGCATTCGGTTTACACCGGCACGGCAACGGCCGCCAGCCCCGATGGCATCCCGAAGGACTTTCGGAGCCGCGTGCGCGTGGAAAATCCACGAACGGGCGAGAACCGTGAAGTGGAGATTTACATGAACAGTCCGTTGCGCTACAGCGGGTTGACGTTCTATCAATATCAGATGGCGGCGGGTGAGGTGGCGCGTCAGGCGGGACGGGTGCCGTCCTCGACATTGCAGGTCGTGCGAAATCCGGCCTGGCTTACTCCCTATGCGGGCTGCATCATTGTTGCGGCGGGGCTGGTGACGCAGTTCATGATCCATCTCGTCGGATTTGTTTCCAGGAGAAAACGCGCATGAAAAAATGGTTGCCCCTCATTTTGACCGTCGTGATGGCCTCGTGGTGTTTCGGCACATTGCGTCCACCGAAGGACGCGGATTTTGCATACGCGGAGTTTGGCCGCATCCCGGTGGTGTTCAACGGGCGGGTCCAGCCGATGGACTCACTCGCGCGCAACACGTTGCTGCAACTGCGCGAGAAACAGACTGCCAACCTCGAACCGTGGAAAGACTGGAACGAAAAGCCGAAAATCATCCCGGCGATCGAATGGCTGGCCAATGTGATGATGAAGCCCGAAGCGGCGGATGACTGGCCTGTTTTCCGGGTTGATAACCCCGAACTCATCGCGTCGCTCAAACTGCCCGAGAAGGACGAACAGAAACACCAGGATGGAAAGAATTATTCATGGAACCAGATACAGCCGTCGCTCGAAACGATGGACCGGGAAAGCAAACGCATCGGCGAACGGGAGGAGCGGAAGGAATCCGACGCCAGCCAGCGCACCCCTTACGAGCGTGCCGTGATGAAGATGCACGAGCGCCTGGTGCTGTACATGAGGCTGAAGAACACGCTCCAGCCCCAGGACGCCGTTGACTGGGCCAAAGAGCTCGGCGAATTCGAAGACTCCGTTCCGGCGGGCGTTGCTGCCGTGCATGCGCAACAGGCCGGACAGAAGTACGACGAAGCCGCATTCGGGAAGTTCGTCGGGTTCGTGGAGCGATTCGACGTAATGAGGCGCTTCGAACCACCGCTGCTCGTGCCCCCGCACCACTCGGAGACTTCGCACGACGATTGGATGCGGATGGGCGAAGCCCTGCTCGAAGGGGCGCGCGGCGAAAAGATCGATCCATCGGTCCGACTCTACGCGGCGATGGCGAGCGCGTTTCGACAGGACAGAGTGGATGACTTCAATCACAAGGTCGCCGAGTATCGGGCGTTCCTGGCGCCGAACTTCGGGCCGGAACTTGCGAAAGCCGGCCGCGAGACGTTCTTCAACCGGATGCAGCCTTTCTACAATGCGATGGTCCTGTACGTCCTGGCGGGAATTCTTGCCGGTGCCTCGTGGTTCAGTCTGTCTGAGGTGTTGCGTCGCTCCGCCGTGTGGCTCATCG
Encoded proteins:
- a CDS encoding cytochrome c biogenesis protein ResB encodes the protein MLDRVLKFFTSLRLTVVLLAFGIVLVFVGTVAQADEGLYNAQTRYFKHWLVWGVTMFGHRVPIALPGGYLIGTSLLVNLIAAHIKRFQLTTKKIGIQLTHAGVILLLVGQLTTDLFSQETQIHFFEGQTRSYSESGTHYELAFVTDVDADTVEVVAIPERLLARGGEVKHEKLPFVIRVKSYWRNSDPSFRAPMMQNGPPLTTNGIARSFDFQAAAETKSMESKNVPTALIEIIGSNGSLGTWVVSGWAGDEQLVDVLRENFSRQAGRQMAATMIGSLLEPQKIEAGGKQFTFTLRPSRVYTPFSLSLLKATHSVYTGTATAASPDGIPKDFRSRVRVENPRTGENREVEIYMNSPLRYSGLTFYQYQMAAGEVARQAGRVPSSTLQVVRNPAWLTPYAGCIIVAAGLVTQFMIHLVGFVSRRKRA
- the ccsA gene encoding cytochrome c biogenesis protein CcsA; this translates as MKKWLPLILTVVMASWCFGTLRPPKDADFAYAEFGRIPVVFNGRVQPMDSLARNTLLQLREKQTANLEPWKDWNEKPKIIPAIEWLANVMMKPEAADDWPVFRVDNPELIASLKLPEKDEQKHQDGKNYSWNQIQPSLETMDRESKRIGEREERKESDASQRTPYERAVMKMHERLVLYMRLKNTLQPQDAVDWAKELGEFEDSVPAGVAAVHAQQAGQKYDEAAFGKFVGFVERFDVMRRFEPPLLVPPHHSETSHDDWMRMGEALLEGARGEKIDPSVRLYAAMASAFRQDRVDDFNHKVAEYRAFLAPNFGPELAKAGRETFFNRMQPFYNAMVLYVLAGILAGASWFSLSEVLRRSAVWLIGLALVIHTTGLIMRMLLEGRPPVTNLYSSAIFIGWGACVLGLVLERFYRDGIGAVVSSSVGFITLIIAHNLALGGDTMEMMRAVLDTNFWLATHVVVVTLGYASTFVAGALALIYILRGVFTRTLDEATGRGLARMVYGIVCFATLFSFVGTVLGGIWADQSWGRFWGWDPKENGALIIVLWNALILHLRWGGMIRERGLINCAIVGNIVTSWSWFGVNMLGIGLHSYGFMDAAFKWLMGFVVSQLVIIGLGLMPRKHWASFRARVNAVTPHGAKTRPAHAT